The Thermodesulfobacteriota bacterium genome contains a region encoding:
- a CDS encoding peptide ABC transporter substrate-binding protein, with translation MQKNIIFTLLVFLLLIGCKGDPNNSSSGDISEKDTLRINIGTEPPSLDWSLATDSTSYLILNNIMEGLTRFGDDYKPEPALAEGWEVSDDGKTYTFYIRKNVFWSDGKPLKAGDFEYSWKRILDPKTAGDYAYFLYDIENAEEVNTGKLANLEKVGVKAINDNILVVKLKHAAAYFPSLLTFMSTFPMRKDVVERYGLKWTEPENILTLGPYSLSSWRHHDAILLTRNPRYWGEKSTVEFVNMIMNENPTSALALYESGELDYVDGSGIPVLEIPRLRLLPDFSTQLQFRGNYIAFNAKKPPFDNPLVRKAFSAAIDRGSIVNLIQGAGIPATSWIPKGMLGYAPNIGIKFNPDQAKAWLSQAGYPDGKGFPKVTFLYPDVTNNRIIAEALQSMWKKHLGVDVELSNQEWKVYLSTINTDPPEIHRAGWGADFPDPHNFMNLFECNSGNNRTQWCNHKYDELVEKAAQETDVQKRKALYDKAQEILTEEDVPIAPFLISIQQSMAKPYVAGLKPNPLGIILFNKVHFVDHNKKTE, from the coding sequence ATGCAAAAAAATATCATTTTTACTCTTTTAGTTTTTCTTCTTCTGATAGGATGCAAAGGCGACCCTAATAATTCTTCGTCTGGGGATATTTCCGAGAAAGACACGTTAAGAATTAACATCGGTACGGAACCGCCGTCGCTTGACTGGTCTTTGGCTACAGACAGCACTTCTTATTTAATACTAAATAATATAATGGAAGGGCTAACGAGGTTTGGAGACGATTATAAGCCAGAACCGGCTCTGGCGGAAGGATGGGAGGTAAGTGATGACGGAAAAACATATACTTTCTATATCAGAAAAAACGTATTTTGGTCCGATGGGAAACCACTAAAAGCTGGGGACTTTGAATATTCATGGAAAAGAATTCTTGATCCAAAGACGGCAGGAGATTATGCATACTTTCTTTATGATATTGAAAATGCAGAGGAAGTTAACACCGGTAAGCTAGCCAATCTGGAAAAAGTCGGCGTCAAGGCAATCAACGACAATATTCTTGTGGTTAAGCTAAAGCACGCGGCAGCTTATTTCCCCAGTCTTTTAACCTTTATGTCTACCTTTCCAATGAGAAAAGATGTCGTTGAAAGGTATGGTTTGAAGTGGACCGAACCTGAAAATATTTTAACACTCGGTCCTTACTCACTTTCTTCTTGGCGTCATCATGATGCGATTTTGCTTACAAGAAACCCGAGATACTGGGGAGAAAAATCAACGGTTGAATTTGTAAATATGATAATGAATGAAAACCCAACGTCGGCGCTCGCCCTTTATGAAAGCGGGGAGCTGGATTACGTTGACGGAAGTGGCATTCCGGTTCTCGAGATCCCGAGGTTAAGACTTTTGCCTGATTTTTCGACACAACTTCAGTTTCGAGGAAACTACATAGCATTCAATGCCAAGAAACCCCCCTTCGATAATCCACTGGTGAGAAAAGCCTTCTCAGCCGCAATAGATAGAGGCAGTATAGTCAATCTCATACAGGGTGCGGGGATTCCAGCAACGTCCTGGATACCAAAGGGAATGCTTGGCTATGCCCCAAACATCGGTATAAAGTTCAATCCAGATCAGGCAAAAGCGTGGTTGTCGCAAGCTGGCTATCCGGATGGTAAGGGATTCCCTAAAGTTACCTTCCTATATCCGGATGTAACCAACAATCGAATTATAGCCGAAGCCCTTCAGAGCATGTGGAAAAAACACCTCGGTGTCGATGTGGAACTCTCAAATCAGGAATGGAAGGTCTATTTAAGCACAATTAATACTGATCCGCCAGAAATACACAGGGCCGGATGGGGTGCAGATTTCCCAGACCCACATAATTTTATGAATCTTTTTGAGTGCAACAGTGGAAATAATAGAACACAATGGTGCAATCATAAATACGACGAACTAGTGGAAAAGGCTGCACAAGAAACAGACGTTCAAAAAAGAAAAGCGCTTTATGATAAAGCTCAAGAAATTCTTACCGAAGAGGACGTGCCAATTGCTCCCTTCCTAATCTCAATTCAGCAGAGCATGGCTAAACCCTACGTTGCTGGTCTTAAACCGAATCCCCTTGGGATCATTCTTTTTAATAAGGTGCACTTCGTCGACCATAACAAGAAAACTGAATAA
- a CDS encoding CBS domain-containing protein translates to MHIRKIKKKRVITANPNDSVVKAAKLMDKNGVGCVVVVMNKKPVGILTDRDIAVRVVARKADLNRTKVKDVMTASIITGEDSQRAADLVKVMQDHGIRRVPTVNKKGELTGIITLDDILYMIGMRLSYT, encoded by the coding sequence ATGCACATAAGAAAAATTAAAAAAAAGAGGGTTATCACTGCAAATCCTAATGATTCTGTCGTAAAAGCAGCCAAGCTTATGGACAAAAATGGAGTAGGGTGCGTTGTGGTGGTAATGAATAAAAAGCCAGTCGGGATTTTAACTGATAGGGACATAGCAGTGCGAGTTGTCGCTAGGAAAGCAGATCTAAATAGGACAAAAGTAAAGGATGTTATGACAGCTAGCATTATTACCGGGGAGGATAGTCAAAGGGCTGCTGACCTTGTAAAAGTAATGCAAGATCACGGTATTAGGAGGGTTCCAACCGTTAATAAAAAGGGTGAACTGACGGGAATTATAACACTCGATGATATCCTCTATATGATTGGAATGAGGTTAAGTTACACTTAA
- a CDS encoding biotin/lipoyl-containing protein yields MTYNFKYNDQVYRISLEEDEKKTHFEFNGKKVPVEYQKIDNYIYSIILEGKSFCVGVRKNGKKVHVFFEGDLIELEAISERQRSSAAVSDSGAQVITSPMPSRVVKILKKVGDDVQAGEGVIVVEAMKMESELKSNIEGKVTEIKVEEGDAVESGTALVTLSSE; encoded by the coding sequence ATGACCTACAACTTCAAATATAACGATCAAGTTTACAGGATCAGCTTAGAGGAAGACGAGAAAAAAACCCATTTTGAGTTCAATGGGAAGAAGGTACCTGTAGAGTATCAAAAGATTGATAACTATATTTATTCAATCATTTTAGAGGGAAAGTCTTTTTGCGTGGGAGTACGGAAAAATGGGAAAAAGGTTCACGTTTTTTTTGAAGGCGATCTCATTGAACTAGAGGCGATATCTGAAAGACAAAGGTCTAGTGCTGCTGTTTCTGACTCAGGAGCACAGGTAATAACATCACCCATGCCGAGCCGCGTTGTTAAAATACTTAAAAAGGTGGGAGACGATGTGCAGGCTGGTGAGGGTGTAATAGTTGTAGAAGCTATGAAAATGGAAAGCGAGCTTAAATCAAACATCGAAGGTAAAGTTACAGAGATAAAGGTTGAGGAAGGTGACGCGGTTGAAAGTGGGACCGCCCTGGTAACTTTATCTTCAGAGTAA
- a CDS encoding sulfurtransferase, with translation MDLLVSPEWLDQHKRDPNLVIVDCPMDKGSYSRAHIPGALQLPVHPYIKAKDASGDITLHLQEPDEFKGLMAELGIGENTSVVLYDDRGSLLAARLWWVLRYYGHENAKVLNGGWQGWVSSGFPVSFKTSKASDRVETFSPSKNPDRLATLEQIKEHYKAQEWRILDVRSDDEYGGKEDRGNKRAGHIPGAVQLEWNRFLENSNDIEAVRRFRSAEEIQELLEGYGINKNQTNVTLCQSGIRASLVAFALELVGYPVTKLYDGSMAEWANLDDTPLE, from the coding sequence GTGGATCTCTTAGTTAGTCCCGAATGGCTCGACCAACACAAACGGGACCCTAACCTGGTAATTGTCGACTGTCCGATGGATAAGGGATCTTATAGTCGTGCTCATATACCCGGGGCGTTACAACTTCCCGTACACCCATACATAAAGGCGAAAGATGCCAGTGGTGACATCACCCTTCATCTACAGGAGCCAGACGAATTCAAGGGATTAATGGCTGAGCTGGGTATTGGCGAAAACACATCTGTCGTTCTTTATGATGACAGGGGTTCTCTCTTGGCAGCTCGACTATGGTGGGTTCTCAGGTATTACGGTCACGAAAATGCAAAAGTTCTCAATGGCGGCTGGCAGGGATGGGTATCATCTGGATTCCCCGTATCTTTCAAAACTTCCAAGGCTTCGGATAGGGTAGAAACGTTCTCGCCTTCTAAGAATCCTGATCGTCTCGCGACGCTTGAACAAATTAAGGAACATTATAAGGCTCAAGAATGGAGGATCCTCGACGTCAGGTCAGATGATGAATATGGCGGAAAGGAGGACCGTGGCAATAAAAGGGCCGGTCATATACCAGGAGCAGTTCAATTGGAATGGAACAGGTTCCTCGAAAACTCAAACGATATTGAAGCAGTTCGTCGCTTCAGGTCCGCCGAAGAGATTCAGGAATTATTGGAAGGGTACGGGATCAATAAGAATCAGACGAATGTTACACTCTGCCAATCGGGTATTCGGGCTTCGCTTGTTGCTTTCGCTCTTGAGCTGGTGGGTTACCCAGTAACTAAGTTGTATGATGGATCCATGGCTGAATGGGCAAATTTAGACGATACACCGCTCGAATAA
- a CDS encoding LLM class flavin-dependent oxidoreductase yields the protein MGKEIKFGLSAPMPGADLNGLLEFSKKVDGLGFDSIWYPDHVVFVSPTEAHEAWTVATAAAGMTSNITLGTVSDPHRMHPAVFAQRLATIDHLSKGRVSLCMGVGESMNLDAYGIKWNKPLSRLRESMEIMRKLWQEEGHIDYNGEFYNLKSAFLQVKPYKRKLIPMYMATHTPKGLEFTGQMADGWLPIDLTPSLYSGYLSQIKENAENANRSLDNFDACLWSFTSLGKDVDDAYKTLEPFKYVLIMQDQLKKAGYDIEIPEEYRGLNYFNVVPQDEAGRQKFREIGKFFPREAVLDFTITGSKKDCIQKIEKFIDSGVNHFVLFYRFSPDPEVTLNTYAKEIIPYFKEK from the coding sequence ATGGGTAAAGAGATAAAATTCGGACTTTCTGCCCCTATGCCAGGGGCCGATCTAAATGGACTTCTGGAATTTTCTAAGAAGGTTGATGGGCTTGGCTTTGATAGTATCTGGTATCCGGATCACGTTGTCTTCGTCTCACCCACAGAGGCACATGAGGCATGGACTGTAGCAACGGCTGCGGCGGGAATGACAAGCAACATCACGCTTGGAACAGTCTCTGATCCGCACAGAATGCATCCAGCTGTGTTTGCACAAAGACTTGCGACGATCGACCATCTTTCAAAAGGAAGGGTTTCTCTGTGTATGGGCGTTGGTGAGTCCATGAACCTGGATGCCTATGGAATAAAATGGAATAAGCCTCTATCTAGACTGAGGGAATCAATGGAGATAATGAGGAAGCTTTGGCAGGAAGAGGGGCACATAGATTACAATGGGGAATTTTATAACCTTAAGAGTGCATTTCTTCAGGTGAAACCCTACAAAAGAAAACTAATCCCAATGTATATGGCTACTCATACCCCAAAGGGTCTCGAGTTTACCGGACAGATGGCTGATGGGTGGCTTCCAATAGATCTTACTCCTAGCCTTTATTCTGGATATTTGAGTCAAATCAAGGAAAATGCGGAAAATGCAAATCGATCCTTGGATAATTTTGATGCTTGCTTATGGAGCTTTACGTCGCTTGGAAAGGACGTTGATGACGCTTATAAGACACTAGAGCCCTTCAAGTACGTATTAATCATGCAGGACCAGTTAAAGAAGGCCGGCTACGACATTGAAATCCCTGAGGAGTATCGTGGCTTAAATTACTTTAATGTTGTTCCTCAGGATGAAGCAGGGAGACAGAAGTTCAGAGAAATAGGTAAATTCTTTCCACGGGAGGCGGTATTGGATTTTACAATCACAGGTTCAAAGAAGGATTGCATTCAGAAGATAGAGAAGTTTATCGATAGTGGCGTTAACCATTTTGTATTATTCTACAGATTTAGTCCTGACCCCGAGGTAACTCTTAATACATATGCTAAAGAAATAATCCCCTATTTTAAAGAGAAATAG
- the ilvA gene encoding threonine ammonia-lyase codes for MVTLEDIEEADKILEHVILRTPLVYSYSLSELSGANVYLKLENLQRTGSFKIRGAYNKLYKLKDITKEVVAASAGNHAQGVALAAKLLGMKSTLVMPEGTAINKMLAVKNHGGEIVLFGDTFDDAFGYARKLERETGKVFIHPFDDPEVIAGQGTVGLEIIDSFKNVESVIVPVGGGGLIAGVAIAVKKMNPNIRVFGVQSKGAPSMFLSMKKKRIVETGSTQTIADGIAIKRIGEITFEIAQKYVDEVLTVDENGIEESLLLLTERKRIVVEGAGAVGLAGLLKRKKDFCKKNVAIIISGGNIDINLLARIIQRGLLKNGRLLRLELGLPDVPGSLGTLTTLLGEAKANIVEIYHDRYSKDLPIGEAIVEICLETRSFEHQEEILKLLKGKGYSPIKKD; via the coding sequence ATGGTTACATTAGAAGATATTGAAGAAGCGGATAAGATACTGGAACATGTAATCCTGAGAACCCCACTTGTATACTCCTATTCACTGAGTGAGCTTTCGGGCGCTAATGTTTATTTGAAGCTTGAAAATCTTCAAAGAACCGGTTCATTCAAGATTCGTGGGGCCTACAATAAGCTCTACAAACTGAAGGACATTACAAAAGAGGTTGTCGCAGCCTCTGCGGGGAACCATGCTCAGGGCGTAGCACTGGCAGCAAAGCTACTTGGAATGAAATCGACTCTGGTTATGCCGGAAGGTACTGCGATCAACAAAATGTTAGCGGTGAAGAATCACGGGGGAGAAATAGTTCTTTTTGGTGATACATTTGACGATGCATTCGGTTATGCTAGGAAACTCGAGCGAGAAACAGGGAAAGTCTTCATTCACCCGTTTGATGATCCTGAGGTTATAGCGGGTCAGGGTACTGTAGGACTTGAAATTATCGATTCTTTTAAAAATGTAGAGTCGGTTATTGTTCCTGTTGGTGGGGGTGGATTGATTGCTGGTGTTGCGATAGCCGTAAAGAAGATGAATCCGAATATTAGGGTATTTGGGGTTCAATCAAAAGGGGCTCCTTCAATGTTTCTTTCAATGAAGAAAAAAAGGATAGTAGAAACCGGTTCAACACAGACCATTGCCGATGGAATCGCCATAAAAAGGATAGGTGAGATTACCTTTGAAATAGCACAAAAATATGTTGATGAAGTCCTAACAGTTGATGAAAATGGGATTGAAGAGTCACTCCTTCTATTAACAGAGAGAAAGAGAATCGTGGTGGAGGGTGCAGGCGCCGTGGGGCTTGCCGGACTCCTTAAAAGAAAAAAGGATTTTTGTAAAAAGAATGTTGCGATCATTATCAGCGGCGGAAATATTGATATTAATCTACTAGCCAGAATTATTCAAAGAGGGCTTTTGAAAAATGGAAGACTATTAAGACTGGAACTAGGATTGCCAGATGTACCGGGTTCCCTGGGGACGCTCACCACCCTTCTCGGCGAGGCAAAAGCTAATATAGTAGAAATCTATCATGACAGGTATTCAAAGGATCTTCCGATTGGCGAAGCGATTGTGGAAATATGTCTTGAGACCAGGAGCTTTGAACATCAGGAGGAAATTCTTAAGCTACTCAAGGGAAAAGGGTATAGCCCAATAAAAAAAGACTGA